The proteins below are encoded in one region of Belonocnema kinseyi isolate 2016_QV_RU_SX_M_011 chromosome 3, B_treatae_v1, whole genome shotgun sequence:
- the LOC117170228 gene encoding DNA-directed RNA polymerase II subunit GRINL1A, with protein sequence MVDKVKNRIPGDVPPPFKRIPGDIPPRPKKEKQGYLENLGKLRKIDLGELLERQNKLLANKIFISKLPDKGEKIKGFREKIVKEIERRNEVDEAARLLSRLNIAQDGKSAMNQLEWTGKYSEKDLGEKIVELDSDDDEDPLKILAQPTGSGVHKKKVIILPPEEKLIKPEDLQDIDSFDSSEPPEIEHVKYIVNLVENSEKETRREKYMPYKTTKSNVHDPMKEKVRKKDKHWEITAATPPLIVHGAVQVLSLNESLRLQKEQAEKLQQIQAKHATQRLMEQLGAHSLGTLPANVGSYRSTSEAKDSDSSDASDDEEIEVHDEEESDKGRSVVYTVH encoded by the exons ATGGTGGACAAAGTGAAAAATAGAATTCCCGGTGATGTACCGCCGCCGTTCAAGCGAATTCCTGGTGATATACCTCCGcggccaaaaaaagaaaaacaaggtTACCTCGAGAATTTAGGAAAGCTACGAAAAATCGATTTAGGTGAACTTTTAGAAAGGCAAAACAAATTACTCGCAAACAA gatttttatttccaaacttccTGATAAAGGAGAGAAGATAAAAGGTTTCAGAGAGAAAATCGTTAAGGAAATTGAGCGTCGTAATGAAGTTGATGAAGCAGCTCGTCTTCTTTCGAGACTCAACATAGCCCAAGATGGTAAATCAGCAATGAATCAACTAGAATGGACAGGCAAATATTCAGAAAAAGACCTTGGAGAGAAGATAGTTGAACTGGACAGCGATGATGATGAAGATCCGCTTAAAATTCTCGCCCAG CCGACAGGAAGTGGTGTACACAAAAAGAAAGTGATTATCCTTCCACCTGAGGAGAAGCTTATAAAGCCTGAAGATTTGCAAGACATAGATTCTTTCGATTCCAGCGAACCTCCGGAAATAGAACAtgtaaaatatattgtaaatttggtagagaactcagaaaAAGAGACGCGAAGAGAAAAATATATGCCTTACAAAACGACCAAGTCCAACGTACATGATCCTATGAAAGAAAAGGTGCGAAAAAAAGACAAGCATTGGGAAATAACGGCAGCAACACCGCCTCTTATTGTTCATGGAGCTGTGCAGGTTCTAAGTTTAAACGAATCTCTGAGATTGCAAAAGGAACAAGCTGAAAAATTGCAG CAAATCCAAGCAAAACATGCAACTCAACGCCTCATGGAACAGCTCGGTGCTCACAGTTTGGGAACTTTACCTGCTAATGTAGGAAGTTATCGTTCTACAAGTGAAGCTAAGGATTCTGATTCCTCGGACGCATCTGATGATGAAGAGATTGAAGTGCACGATGAAGAGGAAAGCGATAAAGGCAGATCTGTTGTTTATACAGTACATTAG